The sequence CCTCTTCGGCGACATCCTGGCGATCTCCCTCCCCGACCTCCTGGGCCTCGCGATCGCGACGGCCGCCGGTCTCGCCCTCGCCGCGGCCGCGCATCGACCGCTCGTCGCGCTCGCGATCGACCCCCGCACCGCAGCGGTGCTCGGGCTCGCCCCGCGCGCGGCACAGGCGGCGCTGGTCGCGCTGGTCACTCTCGCGATCGTCGCGTCGTACCAGGCCGTCGGGTCGCTCCTCGTGGTCGGCCTGCTCCTGGCACCGTCCGTCGCCGCCGCGCAGTGGACGTCGCGAATCCCCACCCGCATGGTCCTGGCCGGTGTGCTCGGGGTGGGCGCCGTCACCGCGGGGCTTCTGCTGTCGTGGCACGCCGGAACCGCGGCGGGCGCGTCGATCGCGCTCTCCGCGATCGGCCTGGCCGGCCTGTCGTGGATGCTCCGCGCCGCTCGCGACGGCCTCACCGCGCCGGCACCCGCCGCCGCCTGAATCGCACCATCTCCCCGACACGAAAGGACTCTGTGTTCCGCTCCGCCTTCGCGCTCCCCGCCCTCGGGATCCCCGCCCTCGGGATGCTGCTCGCGCTCCTCGCCGGATGCGCGGCTCCCACGGCCGGCGCTCCCGCCGCTCTGCCCTCGGACGACGGTCACGGCGACATCGCCGGCGCGACCGAGGTGAGCGAGCCGTCCCTCGGGCTGACGACCGTCGATCCGGAGGGCGCGGTGAGTCACCTCGATCTGCTCGACGAGGAGGTCACCGGACTCGGCGCGATCGCACCGCCTTCGACCGTGACGGGCGACGGCCGCTACCTGTTCGCTTCGGGCCCCGGGGGCGTCACCGTCGTCGACAGCGGGCGCTGGACGTGGGATCACGTCGATCACTTCCACTACTACGTCGCCGAGCCCCGCATCGTCGGAACCGTGCGAGGCGAGGGCCCGGCGACCGTCGCCACCACGAACTCGTCCACCAGCGGAGGCACCGGGGTCTTCTTCGCCGACACCGGCGAAGCGGTGCTCCTCGACACCGAGGCCCTGTCGAAGGGAGAGCTCGCCGAACTGTTCCGACTCGAGGTCGAGCCGCATGACGGCTTGGTCGTGCCCGTCGGATCGTTCGCGCTCGTGACCGAGGCGCAGTCCCCGGGTGCGGCTGGAGCGGTCGCGGGGACCGTCACGGTTCACGACGAGAGCGGGATGCCGGTGCCCGGCGCGTCGGCGGAATGCGCCGACGCCCGCGGAACCATCACGACGCGCGTGGGTGCGGTCATCGGCTGCGCCGACGGCGCGCTGCTGGCGACAGTCGACGCCGGCGCCGTCGTGCTCGAGCGGATCGCGTACCCCGAGGACGCGACGGCGCCACCGGCGACGGCGTTCGCGAATCGCGAGGGGCGGCCCACTGTCGCGGGCCTCGCCGGCGATGCCGGAATCTGGCTGCTCGACACGCGCGAGCGGTCGTGGACGCTGCTGCCCGCGCCCGCCCCCCTCGTGCAGGTGACCGCCGTCGACGACGCCGCGCAGCACGTGCTCGCGCTGTCCGCCGACGGGCGCGTCCTGGTGCTGGACGGCGCGACGGGCGCGGTGCTGGCCGAGACGGCCCCGCTCGTCGCCGAGTCGCTCGCCACCGGCGCCGGCGCGCCCCTGCTCATCGCGGATCAGCAGCGCGCGTACCTCAACGCGCCCGCGGAGCGGCGGCTGTACGAGATCGACTTCGCCGACGCGGCACGGATCGCCCGCGAGTTCGAGACTCCGACCGCACCGTCATCCGTTGTGGGGAGCGGGCGATGATCCGGCGGCTGATCCCGGCGCTTGCGACCGCGATGCTCGTGACGGCGCTCGCCGCGTGCGCTCCGGCATCCGATGACCGGCCGCTCGTCGTGGTGTCGACCAACATCCTCGGCGACGTGGTGACCGA comes from Microbacterium cremeum and encodes:
- the aztB gene encoding zinc ABC transporter permease AztB, whose product is MTWIAEPFSLDFVQRAFLGGALVAVLCGVVGTWVVVRGMAFLGEALAHGMLPGVAFATVLGFPVVLGATASAIAMSLGIGALQRRGRLSYDTSIGMLFVAMLALGVIVISYSGSFATDATAILFGDILAISLPDLLGLAIATAAGLALAAAAHRPLVALAIDPRTAAVLGLAPRAAQAALVALVTLAIVASYQAVGSLLVVGLLLAPSVAAAQWTSRIPTRMVLAGVLGVGAVTAGLLLSWHAGTAAGASIALSAIGLAGLSWMLRAARDGLTAPAPAAA
- a CDS encoding ABC transporter, which produces MFRSAFALPALGIPALGMLLALLAGCAAPTAGAPAALPSDDGHGDIAGATEVSEPSLGLTTVDPEGAVSHLDLLDEEVTGLGAIAPPSTVTGDGRYLFASGPGGVTVVDSGRWTWDHVDHFHYYVAEPRIVGTVRGEGPATVATTNSSTSGGTGVFFADTGEAVLLDTEALSKGELAELFRLEVEPHDGLVVPVGSFALVTEAQSPGAAGAVAGTVTVHDESGMPVPGASAECADARGTITTRVGAVIGCADGALLATVDAGAVVLERIAYPEDATAPPATAFANREGRPTVAGLAGDAGIWLLDTRERSWTLLPAPAPLVQVTAVDDAAQHVLALSADGRVLVLDGATGAVLAETAPLVAESLATGAGAPLLIADQQRAYLNAPAERRLYEIDFADAARIAREFETPTAPSSVVGSGR